AGGTGCGCTTCCACGTTCTCAATCGCCAGACCAGGAACCGCGTCGAAAGCCGCTATGTCGACAGCGTCACCCACAAGCCGGTCGCCGACAGGGATCAGGTGAAAGGATATCCACGCGGCGAGGACGACTATGTTCTGCTCGAAGACGAGGAGATTGAGGAGGTCGGGCTCGAAAGCACGCGCACCATCGATATCGACAGCTTCGTGCCGCGCGGCTCGATCGACTGGATCTGGTACGACAAGCCGCATTTTCTGGCGCCCGAGGATAAGGTCGGGGTTGAAGCCTTCTGCGTCATCCGTGAGGCGATGAAGGCAAACGACGTGGTCGGCATCGCCCGCCTAGTGCTTTATCGTCGCGAGCGCGCCGTGCTCCTGGAACCGCAGGGCAAGGGCATCATTCTCTGGACCCTGCGTTATGGCGACGAGGTGCGTGAACCTGTGGCCGAACTCGACAGCAAGGCCGAGATCGACAGCAAGCTTTTGACATTGATGAAACAGCTGGTGAAGGAAGAGACCAAGGATTGGAGCCCGGCCATGGTACAGGATCCGATCCAGAAGCGCCTGAAGTCGATGATCCGCGGCAAGCAGAAGAGCCTGAAGAAGGCCGCGCCCGCGAAAAAGCCCGCACCGGTGAAATCGACCGGCAACGTCATCAACATCATGGATGCGCTGAAGAAGAGCCTTGCCGCGGATGACGGGCGCAAACCGCATTAGCGAAAACGATAGATCTCAAAAGCTAGCTCAGCTCGCCTTCTTGGTTCCGCGGCTGTCGCTGCGTGCCGGCGCCTTTTTAGCCGGCGCCTTCTTTGCTGTAGCCTTGCCGCCCACCCCAGCGCTTTGCCGCAGCGCCTCCATCAGGTCGACGACCTTGCGTTCTGGCGGCTGTTTCTTCTTTGGCGGTGCCCGGCCCTCGATTTTCGCCTTCACCAACTCGACAAGGGCAGCCTCGTAACGATCCTCATATTCGCTCGGCTCGAAGCTGCCTTGCTTGGTCTTGAGGATATGGCCTGCGAGTTCGAGCATCTCCTTGTCGAATTTAATGTCGGGAATGTCGTCGAAGACGCTTTCGGCCGAGCGCACCTCGTAGTCGAAGTTCAGCATGGTCGCGACGATGTGGTCACCTTGCGGGCGGATCAGCAGCGTCCGGTTGCGTCGGAAAAGCACGGCTTCGGCAAGTGCTGCGACCTTGCCGTCAAGCATGCTCCTGGCAATCAGCGCCAGCGCCTCTTCATCATGTTCGTCCACGGGCGCGAGATAGTACGGACGGTCGAAATAGAGCTTGTCGATGCCGTCATAGGCGATGAAAGCCTTGATATTCAGCACCTTGTCGCTTTCCGGCATGAGTGCGGCGATCTCGTCGCCCTCGATGACGATGTAATCGCCATTCTCCAGCTGGTAGCCCTTGACCTGGTCGTCCCGCTCGACCGGTTTGCCGGTCTCGCTGTCGATGAATTGCCGCTCTACCCGGTGACCGGTCCTGCGATTGATGATGTTGAAGGAGACGCGGTCGGAGGAGGAGATGGCGGTGTAAAGCCCGACGGCGCAGGCAAGGTCGCCTACCTTCAGATGACCTTTCCAGCTTGCCCGCGCGGCCATTCC
This Rhizobium acidisoli DNA region includes the following protein-coding sequences:
- a CDS encoding Ku protein, producing the protein MARQTFWKGYLKLSLVTAAVSLTPATTESNKVRFHVLNRQTRNRVESRYVDSVTHKPVADRDQVKGYPRGEDDYVLLEDEEIEEVGLESTRTIDIDSFVPRGSIDWIWYDKPHFLAPEDKVGVEAFCVIREAMKANDVVGIARLVLYRRERAVLLEPQGKGIILWTLRYGDEVREPVAELDSKAEIDSKLLTLMKQLVKEETKDWSPAMVQDPIQKRLKSMIRGKQKSLKKAAPAKKPAPVKSTGNVINIMDALKKSLAADDGRKPH
- a CDS encoding Ku protein translates to MAARASWKGHLKVGDLACAVGLYTAISSSDRVSFNIINRRTGHRVERQFIDSETGKPVERDDQVKGYQLENGDYIVIEGDEIAALMPESDKVLNIKAFIAYDGIDKLYFDRPYYLAPVDEHDEEALALIARSMLDGKVAALAEAVLFRRNRTLLIRPQGDHIVATMLNFDYEVRSAESVFDDIPDIKFDKEMLELAGHILKTKQGSFEPSEYEDRYEAALVELVKAKIEGRAPPKKKQPPERKVVDLMEALRQSAGVGGKATAKKAPAKKAPARSDSRGTKKAS